The Halichondria panicea chromosome 8, odHalPani1.1, whole genome shotgun sequence DNA segment CTATTGACTATTGGATGCATACACCCATACACTTATACCGTAGAgggggtaattttcgttgggaCACATTTTCTACAGCTTACAATGTGACCTAGAACCTATATTGCGCGTTAATTTTGAAGTTTTATATTTCGGACGAtgctctatatacatgtacatgtacgtacatcacGAAAATATaacatttccaccatacgaaagtAATTAACCCgctatgtatgtatacatcgTATGTTTTCTGCTGTTACAGTAGTTATATACAGTACGTACTAGTGTATTTCGGCTAATTTTATTAGAACACAATGCACACCCATGCAGCTGCTGTGACCAGTCGTCCGGACTGCTATTGGGGCAAGAACTGCAGGACTCAAGTCAACAAGCCTCATCATGCCGAGTGAGTGACGCTTTTAATTAATTCTAGGGTATTAAAAATACGACTAGAAATGTGATTTTTTTTATCGGCAATCTTATAATGATTATTCTCTTAACTTCCTCCATTATTGCAGGAGGTACAGTCATATCTGTGACCAAACAAGACATTAATTAGTACTACGTAGTATGCTGGCTGTCAAGACTGTTGTAGACAATGAGTTATGTTTTCACAGTGGATTGTATTTCAATTCTAGAACGTTATTCTGATGaagacatgcatgtatatataattattatacgtactgTTACAaaacgttataattatgaagggTTTATTGGGAACAGATTACGGTACGTGACGTAACTAAATTGGTGAAATCAGTGAACTTAAAAAACAAGAAACAAATCAAGACAAATAGCTAAACAGCTCCGCCAGCATAAGAACAGTTACAGCTCATCTTCATCTGATTCGTCCAATAATTTTTCCCGCTCGGCCAAACCATCTTTGGGCATTCCCATCTCAGGAATGGCCATTCCACTGCCGCTTTTTCCCAAAGCCACCGGGAAATACTTGCTCACTGATTTATACTTCCCTTTCTGCTTCCCTTTAAAGCTGCAGGACACCCAGAGTCTCCATATAACTAGTAGCATTGCTAGCAGCAGAATGACTACTACCAGAGCCAGCAAAACTGTTAATCTTTGACGAGAAGATTCGAGTACTATTACAGTAGTGGGTTTGTTGCAGACGGGGGTGGGTTTGTTGACGTCACCTGAGGGTATGGAGTTATTGGAGCATGGCGGACTTTGTGTGCTGATGTCACTGTTatggggtgtggtctcagGAGAGGGGGCACGTACGTCTGGGCACACAATATTGGGAGGGAGGTTGTGGTCTGATTCCAGTACCAAACCTGCAATTACACAAAATAAAACAACCAAGTAAATTTTTTGAATTGCATGATCGTATATACGACAATTCATTAGTTTAAATTTAAGTACCTGTAGCTAGGGTCAGAAACAAATCAGCATTTCCCTGGCTTAAGATTaagtgcatgcgtgtgtgcgACATAAGCTAGTGATGTCACCTTTACTGTAAGTTCCAATGCTGTAGTCTAAACTCTCGTCAGTTTTCAGAGCGTTCTGTTCCAGCCACGCCCTCACCAAGTgagactccacccactccatacGATAGATACACCCCCACGACACCAGTGCCAATGGCTGTGAGAATATGACGTCACAATGCATTTCCATgaatactgtacacaaagctATACTTTTATTTGTTAAAACCAACCAAAGAGAGTGTCGACAATTATTGAGCAACATGTTAACACAAACAGAAATCAATTCTGGGCACACTGCTCTTAGTAGCTACATAATATCATGATGCTGTACTCGCGTACATGAAAAGCTGTCCCAAAAGTACGCTCACAAATAAACGACAATATAAATAGTAGACTATTAAAGATCTACACAGCATTGTAAAGCTAACAACCTGCACATTTCTCTTATTTTAACTACAGCGATGATCTcaaatacacatgcatgcctaCTGACTTTATCCTCCGATAAGTGTGGGTAAGGGGTGATGACGTGCTTCCAGAGACAGGAGTGAGCCAAGTCTCTGAGGGTGGTCACCTGCTCTTGCGGGGTGCACGGATGGTACAGGAAAGCAACTGCTCCAAGCTGGCATGAAATATAACAGTTGGTCATTGTGTGGTTGAATAGATACCATTCCATGTATCATCTGATATCATGACATGAAGTGCTTTAAATTTGTGGTTAGGAATATTCTCTTGTACAGACCATTTTCTAAGTGTCAGACTTTCAATTAACGATAGTACAAAACACATCTGGAAACCTAGGATCTTATGAACACTTAAAAGCTATGCCTAGCACACAGTTCAATCGGTATATATGTAGAAGCTACGTACGTACTCCACTCCGGTATTGTACCATAAATGATACgtgtactatatatatcaGTGTACTTACTCTGAGAGCATGTAGCCACCTCTGAGGGGGTAGGTATTTGTACTCCCCATACTGGGGGGCTACTGGTCTATAGTCCCCCACGAGTGGGGGGTGCTCCGAGTAGATCAGGGGGTCATCTATGCATTTGAATGTCGGCTAGAGGAAGAGGAAAGCAAGGGTTAGAGAAGAATGCTTACCATAGTATGTCTTAGAGTCTAGAATTCATACTAGCTTGCTAGCAGAAAACCGACCAACAAAATATTGAGACGGCTCCTACTACATCTTGTATTAAATAAGTCATCTCCAAATACAACAATCCACGATATCAGCTATTGTCTAAAGCATGATGACACATTTACTCACGCTATAGTGTGTGGTATCGCTGCAGGTTGGTACTGGAGAGGGTTTCATATACTGTAAGGTGAAAAGCAAATGACACCGGTAATTACTCTTTCATGTTCAGCTTTAATTTCAGACTTACTGATTGCTTGATAAGGCTCGAGTCGTGACACTTCCAGTTGGTGTCTGGTCGTAGATCCTTCTCCACACCAAACTGTATCAAACAATTATAAGAGCTGGCGCTAAAAACCCACACCAAAAACTTAGACATATAAATTCCCATTGAGAGTTTACCTCCCCATTGTCACATATTTGGTTCAGATCAACATTCACAGAGTCTACATCACCCTCAGCTCTAGTACAGGTGAGAATTGACACTGTTAAGAGCACCAGGAGAGGTAAAAAGCTTAGAGATCGAGAGTCCATTTTAACTTTTTTGTTTTGCTGAATAAACAGATGACGACATCAGAGGAACTTAGTCTCtacgagccccacccacactCAGGAATCACAAGAGGGGCTTTCCCTTCAACTTCCCCCACCAAACATGTAAAATGTATTCACACTGCCTTCATTACAAAAGGGAGCTACATCGCTACTGTGACACCGTTACCAGTAGCAGCTATAGGTGATTTACAAGTGTTGTAGGTCGCTGTTCCAGTGGAGAATGACTCAACAACTGGAAGACGTTTTGTCTGAACTGCGTACTAAAGAGAGTGAGCTTGTTCTGAGTGCAAGGTATGGCAAAGCTCTCTTGGAGGAGAAGGAGCAGCTAAGAAATGATCTGCAGACTGCTAGGGAAGAAATGAAGCAACTGGAAGAAGTGAGTTGGGAAGAAAAATCTAGCTTGCAGTTAAATAGTTACAGATCAAAGTAGTGCCGGACTCAGAAGGCATGCATTGCAGATGTGACATTCTGTTGCCAGCTAAGTTACGTCCTAGCTTACTACTAAAAATTCATAGAAATTGAACatgataccgtattactagaatgttttgcgagcatcaaacgtttgcgaactttgcgatggttgatcaattcgcaacgaTTAACTCCGCAGAACCtgaattattactagtaaatacacacgatccttgccagaacgcaatagttaaatcgcaaagggtcaaattttctgctgatttggctcattcgcaaaagtttttcaccaacaaaatattctagtaatacggtagatTCTTACAAGGATAACTGTGTCATGGTTcaatacatgtgtgtgttaaatACCTTCTTCACCTTCCACTTTACCCCGGTACTCTAAGAGCTTGCAGTTGCAGAGACACGACTCGCAAAGGGCACTGACTCAAGCAAAGACTCACGCAGACGAACAAGTCACAGACCTTGAGTACAGACTACGTTCAACTAATAACAGCCTGGAGACAgaacaaaacaaacaaagaaCTACAAAAAATGAATACCAGAAAACTCTTGATACTCTGCAGTTGGAGAACATCAAACTAAAAGAAAAAATAAGCACAGTAAGtaaatctacatgtattactcAACAAGAAATTCGGAGGTAGAGGTTTTGTGTGGTTCTGAATAATGttctatagctacatgcacatgtactcaTAATTGTTTATTCcagctattataattttacTTTCATTCTATAGTTGTTAGGAGACAAGAACAAAGATGATGAGAGGGTTAGAAAAGTTAGTGATGCTCTGAAGCAGTCTGAAGCTCATGAACTCAGTGCATCTCTCCAGCAAGAAGAGCTGCAACAACAGGTTAATTGCTGGCTTAATGATCTAATCTTTTCAGAATAAAAAATTCTGTGATTGATACATAACGTGTTGGTCGTCACATTACACATTACACCTGTGCAGTACTATAAAAATGTACGATGTGGGAAATTACTGAAACCTCTTAGAGAATCTTCCTATTTGTCATCCTGGCAGCTAAACTATCTCAGATTTCAACATGATAGCTTTGATGTGCAACGtatgcacgcacacacctcAAATAGCCTTAAATCAGCATGTAGGCAGACT contains these protein-coding regions:
- the LOC135339725 gene encoding uncharacterized protein LOC135339725, which produces MDSRSLSFLPLLVLLTVSILTCTRAEGDVDSVNVDLNQICDNGEFGVEKDLRPDTNWKCHDSSLIKQSYMKPSPVPTCSDTTHYSPTFKCIDDPLIYSEHPPLVGDYRPVAPQYGEYKYLPPQRWLHALRLGAVAFLYHPCTPQEQVTTLRDLAHSCLWKHVITPYPHLSEDKPLALVSWGCIYRMEWVESHLVRAWLEQNALKTDESLDYSIGTYSKGLVLESDHNLPPNIVCPDVRAPSPETTPHNSDISTQSPPCSNNSIPSGDVNKPTPVCNKPTTVIVLESSRQRLTVLLALVVVILLLAMLLVIWRLWVSCSFKGKQKGKYKSVSKYFPVALGKSGSGMAIPEMGMPKDGLAEREKLLDESDEDEL